One window of the Perca fluviatilis chromosome 5, GENO_Pfluv_1.0, whole genome shotgun sequence genome contains the following:
- the calcoco1a gene encoding calcium-binding and coiled-coil domain-containing protein 1: MEKAWRVEFRNVGCSYFPQSRVDCHYTLSSQHNWASNDWIGLFKVGWLSVKDYHTFVWALAPADYQEGTDVNCCVHFQASYLPKPSSQEYEFVYIDAKGEVFSRSSKFTFCAPKPLEDLVTLEEELHGEEGGTDMLLVVPRAELLQSRLQECLRERAELLQAQEAANRQREKEKEEYKRAREAWDRRRKGLESDIANLQEEMKQSREKVEEMEMVQKEEQAFGESLAQEKLDLLDSREASKVQIKELEEDIKTLTQRTVERETELERMKERAKRAGAQRKEDECERKSLQTKLEQTEGELRSLSKEFQGLRNSLAQRDTSVLQLQNSITTLTQKLTTAHRKEAENEATLKEMRSLRERLNASERAAEGLKSDLSAMVVQRDHGQSELHQARLQAAQLTLQLADSSLAQREGRARWAQERQNLQRSAEKDHERLEKLNAEMQRMEERLQEERMERVKLEVELGREKDCNRVQLSETRRELQELKASLRVAQKEKEQLLAEKRELMEYICQLEQKMGTVASAKWSAAPIASTGRPGSVLSDSEDENPEALQPLRPPRSLGHYSLCEPGQLDSLLLATPPPSLREVERSAVVINQPAPLSSPHQADADTLAHSSDSEEESDILQCARPSSGEETALLLPEHADTVLSDLADTSLW; encoded by the exons ATGGAAAAAGCGTGGCGGGTGGAGTTCAGAAATGTGGGCTGCAGTTACTTCCCTCAGAGCAGAGTCGATTGCCACTACACACTGAGCTCACAGCACAACTGGGCTAGCAATGACTGGATAGGGCTCTTCAAG GTGGGATGGTTATCAGTGAAGGACTACCACACGTTTGTTTGGGCACTTGCCCCAGCTGACTATCAAGAGGGCACAGATGTCAACTGCTGTGTGCACTTCCAGG CCTCCTACCTACCCAAGCCCAGCTCCCAAGAGTATGAGTTTGTATACATCGATGCTAAGGGGGAAGTGTTCTCCCGCAGCTCCAAATTCACTTTCTGCGCTCCGAAGCCACTTGAGGATCTGGTGACCCTTGAAGAGGAGCTCCATGGAGAGGAAGGAGGCACAGACATGTTGCTGGTAGTGCCCAGGGCTGAACTGCTGCAG AGTCGACTGCAGGAATGTCTGCGAGAGCGTGCCGAGCTGCTGCAGGCACAGGAGGCGGCAAACaggcagagggagaaagagaaggaggagtacAAGAGGGCGAGGGAGGCCTGGGACAGACGACGCAAAGGGCTAGAAAGTGATATCGCCAACCTGCAGGAAGAGATGAAGCAGAGTCGAGAGAAGGTCGAGGAGATGGAGATGGTGCAGAAG GAGGAGCAGGCTTTTGGAGAATCACTAGCCCAGGAGAAACTCGATTTATTGGATTCGAGGGAGGCGAGCAAAGTGCAAATCAAAGAGCTGGAGGAGGATATCAAAACCCTGACTCAGAGAACtgtagaaagagagacagagttgGAAAG gatgaAGGAGAGAGCAAAGAGAGCAGGAGCTCAGAGAAAAGAAGAtgagtgtgagagaaagagcCTGCAG ACCAAGCTGGAACAGACAGAAGGTGAACTCCGAAGTCTGTCTAAGGAGTTCCAAGGCCTGAGGAATTCGCTGGCCCAGAGAGACACAAGTGTCCTGCAGCTTCAAAACAGCATCACCACCCTCACCCAGAAACTCACCACTGCCCACAGGAAAGAG GCGGAGAACGAGGCCACACTGAAGGAGATGCGGAGCCTGCGGGAGCGTCTGAACGCCAGCGAGCGTGCTGCAGAGGGCTTGAAGAGTGATCTAAGTGCCATGGTGGTCCAGAGGGATCATGGGCAGAGCGAATTGCATCAGGCTCGTCTGCAGGCTGCCCAGCTCACCCTTCAGCTTGCAGATTCCAGTCTGGcccagagagagggaagagccCGCTGGGCCCAGGAGAGGCAGAATCTGCAGCGCAGTGCTGAG AAGGACCACGAGCGTCTGGAGAAACTCAACGCAGAGATGcagaggatggaggagaggctgcaggaggagaggatggagagagtgaaGCTGGAGGTCGAGCTTGGGAGAGAAAAGGATTGCAACCGG GTTCAGCTGAGTGAAACCCGCAGGGAGCTCCAGGAGCTGAAGGCCAGCTTGAGGGTCGCCCAAAAAGAGAAGGAGCAGCTACTTGCAGAGAAACGG GAGTTGATGGAATACATCTGTCAGCTGGAGCAGAAGATGGGAACAGTGGCCAGTGCCAAGTGGAGCGCTGCCCCGATTGCCTCTACAG GGCGGCCTGGCAGCGTATTGTCTGACTCTGAGGACGAGAACCCGGAGGCTTTGCAACCCCTCCGTCCACCAAGATCTCTGGGACACTACAGCCTGTGTGAGCCGGGCCAGCTGGACTCTTTGCTCCTTGccacccctcctccctccctcagggaggtggagaggagcgCAGTAGTCATCAACCAACCAGCCCCGCTCTCATCGCCACACCAGGCCGACGCTGACACTCTGGCGCACAGCTCTGATTCG GAGGAGGAATCTGATATACTTCAATGTGCAAGACCCAGCTCTGGAGAGGAAACAGCACTTTTGCTGCCTGAGCATGCTGACACTGTTCTCAG TGATCTGGCCGACACCTCGCTATGGTAA